The Candidatus Stygibacter australis region ACACCCATTTTTTAATGTTGTTACGGTGTCACCCACTCGCGCATCAGCAACTTCCTTGATCCCGGAGATTATATATCCAACTTCTCCAGCAGTCAAATATGGCTGCTCCTCAAATTGGATCCCCAGATAACCTATCTCATCTATTTTAAATTCTTTACCGTTGGAAAACAGCCTTATCATATCTCCCCGATTCAATTTGCCATCAAACATCCGTACCAGCACTATCACTCCCCGGTAAGGATCAAAATAGGAATCGAAGATCAGTGCTTTGGTCGGCGAATCCAATTTACCTTTGGGCATAGGTATCTTTTGCACCACTCCCCGCAATAATTCATCAATGCCGATGCCCTCTTTGGCACTCACTTTGTATATATCCTCTGCTGGTACTCCCATAGTCTCTTCTATCTCATGAGATGTACCATCAATATCTGCCTTGATTAAATCTATTTTATTGATCACGGGAATTATCTCCAGCTCGTTCTCCAATGCCAGATACATATTGCTCATCGTCTGGGCTTCAATCCCCTGAGCAGCATCAACAAGAAGCAATGCTCCCTCACAGGAAGATAAACTCCTTGATACCTCATAAGAAAAATCCACATGACCAGGAGTATCGATCAAATTCAAGATATATGTTTTCCCTTCATATATATAAGGCAATCTGATCGCATGAGATTTGATAGTTATCCCCCGCTCACGCTCCAGATCCATGTTATCAAGCACTTGATCAACCATTTTACCCTGAATTATCACCCCTGTTTCTTCCAGCATCCGATCCGCCAGAGTTGACTTACCATGGTCGATATGAGCAATTATACAAAAATTCCTGATCCTGCTCTGATCTATCTCTAATTTCTTTGCCAAGTGCATTCTCCTTATCCCACTTTTGAACCTTTCAAATTTTATTCTCAGTCCCTCCTGTCAATCTAAATTATTATTAACCTTATAACATAATTCTTGATACAGTTAGAAGATGAAATTACTAAATTCTTTTTCCCATCTGACACCGTAATAATATTATTGTATTCTAATATTTATTGATAGACTCAATAGCACTTGATTTTAAAAATATCAATAAATTAGTTTCAGGAGAATATTATGGCAAGATGTTTATGCTTTAACTGGGAGACACTGAAACAAAATCTCCTGGTTATTATCGCCACTCCAGCAGAAGTAGAAGAATATTATTCAGGTTTTAATATCCAGGTAAATGATGAGGATGATAATATAACTAACGGAGTATTTCAGGAAGTAGATGAACAGGGTTTCCTGGTCTGGATCAATAGCGATGTTCAGCAGGAAGCATTAGGTGTGATAACACATGAAGCAGGCCATCTGGCAGATTTAGTCGGAAAACGGATTACACCTGTTGAAGGTGAAAAAGATATTTATGATCCCAATATCAGTGAACTGGTAGCGGAAATATTTTCCTGGGCTGTTAATTGCATAACCTTCACTTATCTGGAAGAAAAAAGCACAAGCTGTGAAAAGCTGGCTCCCGTTTTCGATGAAGATGAATATTTCGATATAGATGCTCACAGAGCCAGTAATGACGGAAGGCTCTAAATAATCTCTCCGTCTTTTACCCGCAATATATTAGTATCAGTGAATATCTTCTCATATTCATCCCCGGCAAAGGTGTGAATAGGAACAATGTTTGCCGGTTGAACTGCCTCAACCATCTCTTTTAATGTTTTTATATCCGCATGTCCGCTGGTATGAAGGTCTAAGCTCTTCATGCCCCTGCTTTCGAGGTATTTGATGAAGTCATAAGTGTAGTCATCCTTCTTATAACCGCCCCATAACGAGTAGATAAAATTCCCACCTGAAAGATTGGAAATCCTCTCTAAATCAGATTTCATTGATGGACGCACCAGCATAACTATATTTTTGTAATTAAGATCAATTTCTTCTTTAGTAATCTTATACTTTTTAAATTGATAAAGCAGTTTTTCCTGGTTCTCACGGCACATCTTGTTTGACAGTCTATAAGGAAAAAAAACCCTGATTTCAGGATAACTTTCTGAAGGATGGGGAATACTATCATTCTTCAAACTTTTTAAGATGTGGGCAATATAAAAATCTACCACCATGATCTTACGTCTTCTACGACAGGCTCTAAATATGGAAACCAGCCGGTCTATATTCTGCCCTGATGTATAGATAAGATTAATGCCTTCTGTTGAATCAAACAAGTTAATAAGTTGCTCTTCTATATCACTTTCACTGATTGACTTATGACTGCTGCTGCCTATTGTGGTTCCCTCTAACAATAGATAATCCACTTTCTTGATCACATTTTTTTTAAACCAGTAAAATACCTTTGCCTTTCTGCCATGCGACCTGAAATCTCCACTATATAATAGTGATTTCCCCTCGCCAGTAATCAAAAAAGCATAAGCATCATAAGCCGAATGATCCATCAAATATGGCGTGATCTCAATATCACCGATCATAAACGATTTACCTGATTCAAAATGATGTGGTCTGCCAATCTGCCAGTCCTTGCCTGTAAATAAATTAGTTATCTCAATCAGCGTCTGAGTAGCTTTCCCCAGATATATATCGCACTTATCATGCACATGATCCAATAAGCCATAATGATCCTGATGAGCATGCGAGATCAATACCGCAATATCACCCGAACCATCATACAGACCCGTGATATCAGGTAAAAGCCTGCCTGGATATGTATTCCCCTTAAACGGTGTTCCATCAGGATTAACCAAAGGTAATCCCATATCCAGCACTATGCGAGTAGATGCAGTCCACACTTCCACGCATGAACCACCTATCTCACCTGTTCCGCGATGTATTTTTATGTTCATTTCTTTCCTGAATATATCTGTTTTGGAAACTTTACTAAAAAATCTTCCAGACTATAAAGACATTCTTTATATAAGCCATAACCCATAAAATTAGCAATTATTAACTTAAAATCATAATCTTGAGCAGCTATACCTATCTCTCTTTTAAGCTTTAGGCTGGCAGGTTGATGATTAGCAATTATAAAAGCAAAATCAATTTCTTCTTCTACTTTTTTCACTTCATTACTATTCCCATTCTTCCCGAAAATTACTAATCCTAATTCTCGTTTCTGCTTAAAGACATGCAGCATTTCTGTTTTAAAACTACTTACCTTAGATTTATTTATGATAAATTTCTCAAACTTTCGCAGATGATCTTCAATACCAGCTTTTTT contains the following coding sequences:
- a CDS encoding MBL fold metallo-hydrolase; the protein is MNIKIHRGTGEIGGSCVEVWTASTRIVLDMGLPLVNPDGTPFKGNTYPGRLLPDITGLYDGSGDIAVLISHAHQDHYGLLDHVHDKCDIYLGKATQTLIEITNLFTGKDWQIGRPHHFESGKSFMIGDIEITPYLMDHSAYDAYAFLITGEGKSLLYSGDFRSHGRKAKVFYWFKKNVIKKVDYLLLEGTTIGSSSHKSISESDIEEQLINLFDSTEGINLIYTSGQNIDRLVSIFRACRRRRKIMVVDFYIAHILKSLKNDSIPHPSESYPEIRVFFPYRLSNKMCRENQEKLLYQFKKYKITKEEIDLNYKNIVMLVRPSMKSDLERISNLSGGNFIYSLWGGYKKDDYTYDFIKYLESRGMKSLDLHTSGHADIKTLKEMVEAVQPANIVPIHTFAGDEYEKIFTDTNILRVKDGEII